ATTCCTGGAAAAAAAGTAGCTACTTGTTCCCAAGTCTTTGTTTTACTAAATTTCACTAAGAAATTGCTGTATGCATATCTTGACTACAGGTGTGGGCAATCAAACATGAAGAAATTCACTGTATTCAAGTCCATGACATGAAAGAGGCAGTAAACGACTTGACAGCCAATGCTAATGTGGCATGCTATATTTCCCAAACAACTGGAGTTAAGGCAAGTATTTCAACAGCTAAGATAAATATACAGTCCACAGCAGAAAGAGCTTTTGCTGAAGTTTGGATTATGAACAGGTGTATGACTGGTCTGCTCCTCCAAAGCATGTAAATTTCAACAAGCACGTGAAATGCCTTGCCCTATCTGGGGATAAACTTTACTGCGGTTGTAATGGTTACAGTATCCAGGTAAACATTCTTTGCAATAAATCTGGTGATCTGGACCTTCCTTTTCAGGTAGCAATTATAAAAGCTTATTGATCTtttgaattacaaaataaaaatgacaggAAGTTAATTTGTGCGATTACACATCAAACACAATCTACTCTGGAACAAGAAAATTGTTAGGAAAACAAACCATATATTCCCTGCATGTTCATGATGACCTCCTGTTTGCTGGTGGTTCTTCAGTGGATGCTACAGCTGGAAAGGTATGCAACTCTCAATGTTGCTCTTTGTTTGCAAACCCAAAATTAAAATCCCTTTCAATTTGGTAGCTGGTCGATTTTggtctctttttatttatttttggcttATTTTTGCGTATGGAAGGTAATTTCCCTTTCCACCAAGACAGTAATTGGATCATTCTCAACCGGACTTGATATCCAACGCATAGCCGTCAACAATGACTTCGTTTTCACTGCCACAAAATGTGGAACCATTGAAGTTTGGTTAAAAGAAAGAGTTGCAAAAGTTGCTTCCATCAAAATGGCTGGTGGGGGACATTCAAAGATTACCTCATTGACATCGGATATGGATGACTTCATGCTTTTTGCCGGTTCCTCTGACGGCAAAATTTATGTTAGTGACAAATCCAGAAAATAAATCACTCTTCATCTAACCTTAAATACTCATCAACCGGAATCCTGTCTATCCAAAATTCACAAACTTTGAATTGTTTTGCAGGTTTGGGCACTAGACTAAACGTGGCCAACCATGGTTATGGATTTAAACCGTGTTCCCCTTTTGTACATCAAGTGTTCAAGGCTTCCGTCATACCCAGCCGGATTGAAAATTCATTATCCTCAATTAAAGAGCAAgttgatagattttttttaaacagctACAGCATGTAGGGACAGCTTTGTTTGCATATATAGTACTCCTTGGACATGAATCACCAATGCATGGATAATACGGTACTCCTATTCGATTTTAGCTTTGACATATCCTATAGTAGGATAAGATTAGCTAATacttcctttcttctcttttggtatttttgtgcATATACTTCTGGAACCATAAATAAATGTGTTCTATTTATTTAATCTCTCAGATTACGATCGTTATTACCAATTTTGGCCCcacaattataatttttctaaaacccTCACTTTTTTGCCTTGACAAAATTCTACGAGCCGAACTAATAAGGGAGGCCCTCGGAATGAAATGGACTTCATGATTTTCAAGAGTTTCATACCTCTTTCTGGATCTCATACATAATTTTCTAAATTAGAAAACGAGATaagcaacaaaaatcaaaagttcattttttttttcaaatcttaaacaaaatcttgcaagaaaaaATGATTGATGAAGCAAAAATCAGTGGTGAGTAAGTAAGCGTTCAGAATGAGTAGGAGGAATTATCTTCCTGTCATCAGCTTAATCGGACTGATGTCAAATTCATCGTCACTATGCCTGCCCAACCACGCTCTCCATAATCCCAATAAACCCTAATATGTATCATGCGCAATAACAAAGAAAagcttttgtgaataaaataaaaaaatcataaaaccacAGTTGAAAGTTTGAAACCATCAGAAGCATTGGATCATTGCATCAGCAACGACACTTAACGTGTCTCAGACGACCGTCGTGAGAAACTTTAATCCAAACTCATCATCTGATTTCACTGTATTTCCCATAAAAcacagacacagagagagagagagagagagccgcggggggggggggggggggggggggggggtgcgcGGGGCGCTGCCGCGCTAGGGTTATTGGAGAGGAGGATTTCGTAGCCTCATTCCTCCACTAAAAGCAAGAATGTTTTAGCAGCAACAGCTTGGCTTTGAAAGCAGAAAGGGCGATTTATGGTTTTAAAGGGCATGGGCTTCGTCATTAGGGTTTCCACCTTATAAGAGTATATGACGATTGTGCCCCTATATGGGCTTCATATTCAGCCCAATTCAATTAAAAGCCCGGCTCATAGTCCTCTTTGAAGATTTCCTTCGAAAGAGCGTATTTGTTATGGAGAACGGTGCCGTTTGAGTTTTCCCCCGTGTTCCCCAGTCCATATCCGATCTCATCTAACCGGTGAACGCCGCCGTGTCGAACTGGGGCTAGCATATCGCTTCTATTAGTAGATAGCCAGGAGGAAAGATAACTCTACGGCGGTGTTCACCATGGCTTCCGATGGTCTTCCTCCTTTGATCGCTTCTCAGCTCAATTACCTTCTCAGTCACCATGCCCTCGACGTTAAGGTAACTCTTTGAAAATCGTACTCCTCATTTTTCCAAGAAATTATAATAATCTCGAAAAGTTGAACCTAGAGTCTCGTTTTATATACCTTTCCCTTCCATTTTTCCGAACcgaaacaaacaaagaaaaacaaaacctaGATTCAAATTCTGTGTACATTTGCTTTGCAGGTTGAGCAGATGTGGTCCGGTAACAAATACTACCCTGGAGTCCTTGACCGGTTCACGATAGCCATCCCTTTCTGCCTTGACGTTATAAAATGTGTGTGTGATCTATTGCACCTAGCATTTAGTTCTTTTTGGATTCTATCTGTAGCTGAACTTTTTGGTGTGTTTGATTTGTTGTAGGGGATGTCATATACAACGCGGAGTCACCAATGTCCGCGCCGGATATTATATTTGGACCCGAAGATGAGAGCTTTCATCCATTTAGCGCAAAGTCACCCAAGAATTGTAATTTACTTGATGATTGGAATAGCAGAGACCCTACTCGTTTAATGGCTCTAATTCAAGAACTCAGGTCAAAGCTTTCTAAATCTTACTCGGAGTCGTTTTACTTAAAAAGAGTTAGTATGAaatgcaatttttttgttttataggaATCAATACGTGGACTACCAGAGAAAGCGTGTTGGGGATGTCGATGATGCTAGGTTGAACTTCGAAATTAGCACTATTGTGTTTAGGGAGGTAATAGTTCGGCTTGATTATAAAGCTATCGATATGTTTGTAGACTTTTGTTAATGAGGTATCTGCATTGTACTTAAAGGACAGATATTAGCAGCATCTCACTACTAATCTTTCTTAGCCTGTGATATTTGAAGTTTATATTAGAGATCGAACATTGAGTTCTCTTCTTGTGTTTCTTATGAAAACATTGAAGACATTCATGCGATGTTTTTATAGGCAATTTATGGGGAGAAACAAGATGGAAAATGTGCAGCTAAAACTAGTCATCTCAGTTGACTAGCTTGGTGAAAGATGGTTTTTTTTTAGGTCCTTCGAATAGGAAATGGAATAGTACATGAGATGGTGTGGAAAATATTGAGTAATGTTTTCCATTTGCAAAGTTTTGTTTGGCAATGATGGGAGAGGTCAAGAACAGTGACAAGGGCCAACTCTTTTCCATCGTCCTGATGCTGGAAGTATGCAAGGAGTCGGCTTTTGAGTACTTGAAGTAAAATAGTtggattatattataatatattattttctttctctaagACTCTCTCCATGTACGCTTATCCCTTTCCTTGTTTCAGAatatgaagaggaagaaaagtgTGTTTGTGAGGAAACACGAGATCATCATGTGTGTTTGGCATGCAACACATATAGCGCTCATTACTCCTTGCTTATAACAAGGAGTATCTTTTTCAGTTTAGTTTTTGGagataaatgaaacaaatagaaAGAGAGGGGGATTTTTGGGTATGACTTGATTTGTGCATGTGTGAAGCAGAATGAGTGAACTGTGCCCTGATGACATTGCTTTTCTGTTTGCAGAACGGGGTCAGCTTATGAACATTTTAGTGAACTTGTGCTTTGGATCTTATTCTTCATATTCTGATAACTAATgatgtttttttgtttatttctttataCTTATGGGATGTTTCTTGAGTACTCTCTGTATTAATTATCTTAAGTGCTTTGTATGGTCTACACTCATTATTATCAATTTTCAGTGTCGCTTTCTTgagataaaatttgattttcttttggttaattttttgtttgcttaatttgcaTCCTAGGTATGTCTCTTTAATCCATTTCATTGTCTTTAATCACCCAAAATTTAGAAGCTTCACTGGCCGGTTAAAGTAGTCATTTAGTTTATGCACTCCCTTCATATAGCAACCAGTTTTGACTGTTTATACCCTGAAGTTCTATATTATATGGCAAGTGGCCAAGTCAGCAATTGGATTTTTTTGTCTTAATTTCCTTCTCTGTCCTGCAGGGAATTGAAATGGCTTTGAGTTCAGGTGCTGAGAAGGTATCACTTTAAAATAACATGTTGACGTTTCTCTGAGTGATCCTATGAGCTGAGCAATAATGATCGAAACTTCTTTATGTAGCTTTTTAttgtatttgtggtttttgtacCTTTGAATTCTAGCGCAGCCAGATGAGGTCAAATTTGCAGTACCTATAACAGACATGAAGATTGATAGGATGGTGCCTGGTTGCCCTTGGAGAGGTCCACCAAAGATGTACTTGCAGGTTCTATTgtccttcattttatttttcttctttctttctttcttttttcaatattCCTCTGCTTTTTCCCCTTCAGCAGCATGAGTAGTTGTCTTTGAAATTCTTGGTTGATGAAGGTTATGTACCCTGTTGGGAAAAAACACGTCACTGCTCCTTTGGCGCCTCGTCTAAAATTGGTATCTAACTCTGAATTGAAGGCTTTCTTTTCCATTGAAGATGTCAAGCTTCCACCATGGTCAGATGGAATGTATGTCATTGTATCACTCTGACTTCATAGGATGACATCTGTTGCCATATCATGTTCATagttctttttctccttcataGGTGCATGGCTGAGTATCTTCCCCATCTGGAAGAATCTCTTGAGAAACAGGTCAGCTGTATTTCCTTCATCTAGCGATGTGTCTAGCCTATAGTTTGCATGTTAAGTATGAGTGCTTTCCAACATcatatggtttttttttattgaagatCTTGGAGGCAGTTTCACTAATTGATGTTAGAAGGCGCTTTATTGAGGCATTAGTCCCTCAGTTTGGATGGCCATTAGAAGCTGATCCGGTATGCAGCACAGAAATTataattcattttataattGTTTGAACCATCTGAACTTACTGTTGGTTCTTTTCACTATTCTTGCCAGGTTTTTTGCCGAAAGGCAACATTTCTAGCTGGCTCTGGGGTGTTCACATTCctggtatttttttattttctcaaaaaatcaaTACCAGTATTGTCCCTTTAAGGCCAAACTGAGATGAGGAGTTGAGAAATTAATCTTAACATAATGATCTCAAACTTCGTGTCCGGTTGCAATAGGTCCAGTGGATTTTGATTCACAGTAGATCTGTAATTGAGTAAAGATGAAGATCTACTGAACCAAGTTCAGCCATACTTTTGGCTGAAGGGGGAACTGTTGAAACTTAAGTTATTTGTGCTCATAAGGTaacttaaaaattgattttataacACAAATGACACAGCTGACAACAAAAATATCACTGGTTGGAAGAcctattttaaatttcattattcataactttttctttatatgaAACACGCACGATACAGACTTTCCgatatgaaaagagagagaacaattttttattagaataatttttataatgttCATTCCCTAATGAATATCTCTTTCCCTAAACATCCATGATGAACTGCCTATAGTATATGTTTTTTACTAGATCGAGTAATAAACCTTGTAAGTGATATTTTTAACCATAAAATAAATGGTCAAACTGATGAATTTACTTTTTGTGTCATATCTAAAATTCCACTCCCATGGTGGTTTTGTTTCCCTTTTAATGCTTATAAAATACCCTGCTTATGTCTTGTATGTTTGGGGTACATACTCTAGCTTCTAATATTGATATGGGAGCTAAGAGTTTTGATTTTATTGCGTGCTTTTTTGGGGAAGGGTGTATGTGTGAATGTGGCAGCTTCTGATTTATAAGCTTGTGTGGATGTCGGGCCTATGCGCTGGTCTCGATTGACAGCCATGGACTAGCTTTGTATCTTTCATTCATAGTTGCTTGCTGACATTCTGTATCAGTAGATGGTACGGCAAATAGAGGGTATTGTAATAAGTTTAGAATTCTCTATGGTTAAGATATAATCTAGTTTAAGCATAACTTGCATTGTTTGATTCTGAGGTCAACTTTCTTGTTTGCAAGTGAACATACTCTTAAGACTCCTCTTACTGTAGGTGCACTTTATGATTTCAACTCAGTTTCCAAAGCAGCAACCAGCTTTGATGCTTCAAAGTTGTCaggtatatttttttctcaagtcTAAAGATTTATGATgcgtgtgcatgtgtgtgtaaAGATGGATAGAtggatagatagatagatatatagatagatatagaTCATTGCCATTGGTGTATACAATGCAGCCATAGATGAACAATTGCATTGCCTTGGATGAAATTGCTAAACGCCATGTGCTGGATTactttatttgtgttattttataGAATGTTTAAGTGGTTCTTgtatggtttggttttggttgtatTTTCAATGGTCCTGGTTTTAGGAGGTGGTGGGATCAAGTTCGATCAACTCCCACTAGTTTTGTTTCACATTAGTGGCAATTCATATTTATTTCCTACATATCTTGCTTGTGCTTTTGACCAGAGAAGAGGTACTGCTTGGTAATAGCTTGAAATGACTTTTAGTATTTTAGCTGTTGGGCACAATGAAGATGTCATTTGGCATGTCGAgaatgtttattttatatttattattttattattgatttaagTTCTTCAAAACTTAAAGGGGAAATTACATTTTGCACTCTCAAATTATAAACTATCAAATTTTGGTAATTTGCATACTTGGTTAAGATTTTATCATTAAGATTGAGCTCAGTCTCCTAATCTTCATCGATTTAACAGTCAGATCTTTGCCGGGATTGTAGATTGCAAAACTTTGGTCAACTAAGGTGCGAATTGACAGTTTTGATAGTTTATGATACAAATTGGGAAAAAAGGGCGATACTTGGCAAAATATAGTATCCCAAACCAATGAAATTTTAGGACTTTTCTAACCCAATTGAAGTGGTATCCGAGTTGTGATGATCCAATTCATCAAATAGAACAAATAAGATACAAGCCTTTATGAGATATTAGAGAATTTGAATTTACGAATAGACCAGAAAATATTGAGACCTTCAAACCAATGTACACCCCAATATCTGATATCTTTATATGTCAAAATCCAACGAGTGCTTTATGTAATGAAAGCCTCTGGTAAGAGGCATCATCAGCTAATTTAAATGGCACTATCACCATCTTActtaggaaaaaagaaaaatcaaatgaGATCTCTATGCAAATATCAATAAGCAATAAAAGGAACCGCTGGCCTTGAAAGGCTAATGTGTATCCTTAAGAACAAAATTCTTTCATCATTGTAGAATCAGAGGTCTGCGAGCTCACTCACTAATcagatcatattaatttaatttgtagcATTTGAGCTCCCAAGGTGTACCAGTCAAGTCATCTCTTATGACTGATTATCCATGGAGTCCGAGATGGGAAACATCACAAATGGCTGAGCGGATATGGTGAGttatttcaattatatttgGCTCTtgcaataattttttcatgcataATTATTGTAACATGGTTAAATATTCAGTGAGTTTTTGGCGGACGAGGCTTTGAACTTCAAGAGGCACTGCAACGAGTCTCAACTTCAACACTAGCGTGTTGTTAAGGTTCCTTCAGTTCAGTCCATATTAATGGAAGTGTATAAATTTCCTTCATCGAAATTCTTGCTTCGCTTCTTTGATATTACTGTATATTAAAAATCGGTTGATGATGATTATGTAAGAATTGCCTCCCAGTGTGCATGACAACCTTCGTTGGTTCGTTCTTTTGCTTGATATGGACCTTCAATTGAATGGACCTTGCACAATGATGCAATGCCTGTGAGAGTAAATTCCAGTGATTGACCTCGAGTATCTGTCTTCCCTTCTGGTGATAGATTGTTAAGATTCATTGATAAGCAAATTCTCTGTTCTCAATGGAGTGCCGTGCAGTGACCTCTATACTGGGTGCGTTTTGAGACTTCATACCACATCTAAGCTAGTAGGAAAAATGAGAATGAAAGACGTGGAactaatttcttcatatttttctaGGATTCTGAGCATCCTTGATGAGCTCTTGCGTTAAGGAATGAGCCATTATACCTCTCGATTTACATCTATACAAAAATTAGTTGGGTGGTTCCGTTTCTGAGGAAAAAACTGATACCTTctagttttattgttttctgGCTTGGGAatatcccataaaacataagaaatgatatttagtgTGTAAGAGttgcatatttaaaaaaaa
This genomic window from Carya illinoinensis cultivar Pawnee chromosome 7, C.illinoinensisPawnee_v1, whole genome shotgun sequence contains:
- the LOC122315892 gene encoding BRISC and BRCA1-A complex member 2 isoform X1, yielding MASDGLPPLIASQLNYLLSHHALDVKVEQMWSGNKYYPGVLDRFTIAIPFCLDVIKWDVIYNAESPMSAPDIIFGPEDESFHPFSAKSPKNCNLLDDWNSRDPTRLMALIQELRNQYVDYQRKRVGDVDDARLNFEISTIVFREGIEMALSSGAEKPDEVKFAVPITDMKIDRMVPGCPWRGPPKMYLQVMYPVGKKHVTAPLAPRLKLVSNSELKAFFSIEDVKLPPWSDGMCMAEYLPHLEESLEKQILEAVSLIDVRRRFIEALVPQFGWPLEADPVFCRKATFLAGSGVFTFLVHFMISTQFPKQQPALMLQSCQHLSSQGVPVKSSLMTDYPWSPRWETSQMAERICEFLADEALNFKRHCNESQLQH
- the LOC122315892 gene encoding BRISC and BRCA1-A complex member 2 isoform X2 gives rise to the protein MASDGLPPLIASQLNYLLSHHALDVKVEQMWSGNKYYPGVLDRFTIAIPFCLDVIKWDVIYNAESPMSAPDIIFGPEDESFHPFSAKSPKNCNLLDDWNSRDPTRLMALIQELRNQYVDYQRKRVGDVDDARLNFEISTIVFREGIEMALSSGAEKPDEVKFAVPITDMKIDRMVPGCPWRGPPKMYLQVMYPVGKKHVTAPLAPRLKLVSNSELKAFFSIEDVKLPPWSDGMCMAEYLPHLEESLEKQILEAVSLIDVRRRFIEALVPQFGWPLEADPVHFMISTQFPKQQPALMLQSCQHLSSQGVPVKSSLMTDYPWSPRWETSQMAERICEFLADEALNFKRHCNESQLQH